The nucleotide window CTGCGAGAGCAGGGCGAGGTACTGACCGCTGCGCTCACGGTACAGGGCGTTCAGGAGGCTGCGCACGTCGGCCTGAAGGCTCGCCACCCGCGCCTGGGTCAGCTCGCGCTGCGCGCCGAGGTCGTCCAGTTGCCGCTCGGCCAGGGCCACACGGGCCGTCACGCGGGCGAGGTCGTTTTCCAGCTCGGCCACGCTGTCGGCCAGCGCGTCAAGCCGCCCAAGCGTCTGCCGCTGCTGCGCCGTGAGGCCCTGAAGACGCCCCCGGATGACGTTCAGGCGCTGCACCTGGTCGCGCCCCAGGCTGCGCTGCTGGCTCAGGTCCCGCCGGAGCTGTTCGAGCCGCTCGCTGGTGGTTGGCAGTTTGACGGGCGGGCGCGTAGACGGCACGGGACTGGCCGCCGAAACGGCGTTCTGCGCCGCCGCCCGGCCGTTCCCGACACTCTGGGTGGTGGCCAGCGCGGCGGCCAGCAGCAGCGTCGCCACGGCGGGGCCGCGCCCCCGACCCCCGCGCCGGGTCACTCCAGCTCCCGCAGATAGCGGCCGGTGGCGAACAGGCTGCCCACCAGTCCGATGATCAATCCCAACGCCGCTACGCCGCCCAGAACCGGCGCGATGGTCTGCCAGTCGGTGATGACCGGAAAGACCGGCACGAACTGGGCTACCCGGCCCGCGAGCTGGATATAGGTCAGCCCCAGCAGCCCAGCCGAGATGACGGCGGCCAGCAGCCCCACGAGCACCCCCTCGATGAGGTGCGGCATCCGGATAAAGGCGGGAGTGGCGCCCAGCAGGCGCATCACGCCGATCTCGTTGCGCCGGGCGTACATGGCGACCCGCACCGCGTTGAGGATGTTGAACAGGGTGCCCAGCAACAGCAGCGCCACGAGCGCGTAACCGGCGGCGCGCACGGCCGTCAGGGTCCGCACGGCCGGGTCCACGTAGCCGGCGCCGTACTCGACGTCCTCGACGCCGGGCAGAGCCGAGACCGCGTCGGCGACCCGGCGGGAGTCCTCGACCCGCGCCACCCGCATCCGCAGGGTCTCGGGAAAGGGGTTGCCGGCCAGGGCCGCCGCCTCGCGGGCGTAGGGATAGTCGCGCGTCATCTCGCCCAGCACCTGTTCGGGGCTGACCAGCGTGGCCGTGCGCACCTGCGAATAGCTCTGCACCCGCGCCAGCAATGCCTCGCCGTCGGCCTCCGCGGTCAGGTAGGCGGCCACCTCGACCTGCGACTCAAGCTGCGAGAGGGTGCGGTTGACGTTCAGCGTGAGCAGCAGCACCGCCCCCAGCACGAGCAGCGTGATGGTCATGGTGGTGAGGGTCGAGAAGGTCGCCGTGAGGTTGGCGCGCATGGCGAGCAGCGCCTGCCGGAAGTGATAACTCACAGCGCGTAGCCCCCCAGGGCGTCGTCGCGGACCAGTTTGCCCTTGCGCAGCGTCAGGGTACGGTGCCGGAAGGTCTCGACGAGGTCGCGGGCGTGGGTCGCCACCACGACCGTCGTGCCGCGCAGGTTGACGTTCTGCAGCACCTTCAGGACCTCGCGGCTGTTGTCGGGGTCGAGGTTACCGGTCGGCTCGTCGGCGAGCAGCAGCGGCGGGTCCGAGACGATGGCCCGCGCGATAGCCACCCGCTGCTGCTCGCCCAGCGAGAGCTGCATGGGCAGGGCGTGTTTCTTGTGCTCCAGGCCCACCGTGCGCAATGCTCCCGAGACGCGCGCCGGCCACTCGCGGGCAGGCACGCCGGTCACACGCAGGGCAAAGGCTACGTTGTCGTAGGCGCTGAGGTGGTGCAGCAGCAGGTTGTCCTGGAACACGGTCCCCATGCGGCGGCGCAGGAGCGGTGTGCGGCGGCCCCGGTAGCGTGAGAGCGGCTCGCCGGCGACGCGGACCTCGCCGCGCGTGGGCAACGCCCGCTTGAGCACGAGATTCATGAAGCTGCTCTTGCCCGCGCCCGAGTGGCCCACCAGGTACACGAACTCACCCTTGGTGACGTGCAGACTGAGGTTGTCGAGCGCCAGCGTGCGCGTCACCGGATATTCGAGCGTGACGCCCCGGAAATCGATCATGCTTCTGGCCTCTGAGAGGGCCCGGACGCGGCCTGACGTGCGGCGAGAAGAAAAGAACTGTGCATGCCTGACACGCAGCATAGCCCAGGCCCGCCCCACAACGTGAAAAAGCGGCCGGGCGGGTTCTCATCTTCCCTATGCGCCTGTCACTTGCGTTTCAAACGCCCCTGAGGTGGGCGCACTATCCTTCGGGACGTGAACCGCAACCGTCTGTTCGTCGTGGCCGGAACCCTGGCCCTGACCGCCGCTGTCGCCTACGCACAGATGGGCGGCTACACCGCGCAGAATCTGGGCAACTCCTCCGAGGGCAAGACCCTCCTGACTGTCTTGAACGACCTGAACAAGTACTACCTGTACCCGGTGGACCAGGACAAGCTGCTGCGCGGCGCGATCAATGGCGCCATCGGCAGCCTGAACGACGAGTTCACCTACTACACCGAGCCGTCGAGCAACGAGATCGACGCCGAGAACCTCAGCGGCTCCTTCGGCGGGATCGGCGTGACGCTCGTCGGGGTCAACGGCGACGGCACGGGCGGCAAGGTGGACAACGTCTACAAGGGCAACGCAGCCTCGAAAAGCGGCGTGCAGATCGGTGATGTGTTCGTCAAGATCGGCGACAAGGACGTGACGGGCGCCAAGCTCGACGACATCGTGAAACTCGTGCGCGGCCCGGTCGGCTCGGCCGTGGACGTGACCTTTGCGCGCCAGGGCAAGCCCTTCACGGTCAAGCTCACGCGCGACAAGGTGAGCATCGTCAGCGTCGAGAAGACGGTGCTGCCGGGCAAGATCGGGTACATCGCCCTTAACACCTTCTACAACGAGCAGGCCAGCGCCCAGTTCCGTGCGGCGGTCGCCGACATGAAGAAGCAGGGCGTGCAGAAGCTCATTCTGGACCTGCGCGACAACGGCGGCGGCCTGCTGAGCGCCGGGGTGGACGTGGCCGACCAGTTCCTGCAGAGCGGCCCCATCGTGAGCCTGCGCGAGCGCGAAGGCAAACCGCAGGTCTACGGTCAGGCCCGCAACCAGGCCAGCGACTACACCGGCAAGCTGGTCGTGCTTGTCAACAAGAACAGCGCCAGCGCCAGCGAGGTCGTCTCGGGCGCCCTACAGGACGCCGGGCGCGCGACCATCATCGGCGAGCAGACCTTTGGCAAGGGCGTTGCCCAGATTCCGGTGACGTTGCCGGACGGCGGCAAGGTCGCCATCGTGAACAGCGCGTGGCTGACCCCCAAGGGCCGCGAGATCCACAAGAAGGGCATCACGCCCGACGTGGTGGTCACCGACACGCGCTACACCCTGCCCCTGAACTTCACGGGCGGCGGCGCGACCCCCGGAAGCAAGCTGACGATCACGGTGGCGGGCAAACCGGTGACGGTCACGGCCGACAAGGACGGCAAGTTCACCTACACGGCCGAGGTCAAGCGCCCCGAGCGCAGCTCGACCCAGGGCGAGGCCGTCGTGGATACGCAGGGCGACGCGATCCTCAAGCGCGGGATTCAGGCGCTGCAGTAAGCACCACGAGCAGGACCGAGCGGCCCCCGACAGGTGGGCCGCTCTTTTCGTGCCCTAGGGCAGGCTGACCTCCGGCTGACAGGAGCGGCCGACGATGGGGGCACCACCGAAGACACCGCACACGAAACGCTGAAACACACCCTGGAGGCAACGATGACCATCCAAAGCGGCAGACCGACCCCCAACACCAGCCTCAATACCTGGCCCTTGCCCGCCGGCCTGCGCGCCCGCCTGATGCGCGAGCACGGCTGGACCGAGGCGTTCGCAGTGCAGGCCGAGACCGAATACCGCCGATTCGTGTACCTCGCCACGCTGGGCCGGTCCGTGACGCCCTCGCCCGCCGTGGACGAGGTGTGGCACACCCACCTGATGTTCACCCGCGATTACTGGGGCGGCTTTCAGGCGCTGCTGCCCGCCCCACTGCACCACGAGCCCGGTACGGATACGCCGGGCGACGCGGCCCGGCTGCGGGAGCAATACCTAGATACTCTGTTGCTGTATGAGCGGACCTTCGGCGAGGCGGCGCCGGCCGACTGCTGGCCCCGCCCGGCGCTGACCGAGGCGCAGGCCCAGCGTCCGACGCCAGCGGCCGGGCTGTGGGGCTGGGTCGGCGCGGCGCTGCTGGGCTTCGGAGGCACCCTGCTCACGGGCACGCCCCTGTTCCTTCTGCTGACCGCGCTGGTCTTCGGACTGCTGGCTGTCCTGCTCGGCCGCCAGAAGGGTCACGTCACTCCTACCGCCACCGCCGGAGCCGGAGGCCTGTTCTTCTTCATGGGGGCAGACAGCGCGGGGACAGACACTGGGTCAGGCGGCAGCGACAGCGGGGGGTCGGACGGTGGAAGCTGCGGTAGCAGTTGCGGCGGAGGATGCGGCTCCTGACCGGGCAGGGACCACGCCGCGCCTTCCCTACCGCACCCCTCTGGCCTTTACCCCACCGTCGCCCCCACCCGCACCCGCAGGTGCGGGGGGTACAGCACCGCGAACTGCCCCCTGTGGTCGGCCCAGACACGGGCGAAGTCGGCGTAGCCCATCGCCACGTGGCCCAGCAGCGGGTCCATGAGTTCGACTTGGGCCGAGGCGTCATCGTAGCCCACGACCACGCGCCAGTGGGCGATGACGGTGCCCGCACGCGGAATGTGCGACTGCAGGGCGATCAGGGGCAGACCCTGGCGGATGGCCGCGCGCACAGTGGCGAGCGAGCCGCCCGAGTACAGCCGCGCCTCCATGCCGACCTGCGGCGCGAAGTCCACGATGGCCTGGGCTGTCATGTACGAGCGCTCGGTGGGGCGGGTCAGGCGGCTCACATCGGCGAGCGCGACCCTCAACCCGAAGTAGCCCAGCACCTGCGTGATGCTGGCCGGGCCGCAGGCGTTGTAGGTCTGGCGGATGAGCGGCACGCCCTGAAGGGTGTAACCGGTGGGGGCCGGAGCCGCCGCAGAGGCGGCCGGTCCCAGCAGGGCCAGCAACGCGGCGGCAGAGTATAGGAAACGCGGAAGGCGCACCCGCCGAGGATGCGCCTGTGGGCGTCACGTCAGTCTTTCAGCGGCCGGGACGCCGCGCCGGGCCGGCTCAGACCCGCGTGAGGTCGCGGGGCAGCGGCAGGAACTCGATTTCGGGGTGCTGCTCGGCGGTGTATTCGAGGTCGTACTTGCTGCGGAACAGCATGACCGGGCGGCCCTGGTCGTCCTCGACGTGGCGGGCGAAACGGGCAACGTTGCTGGGGTCCCCCGCCAGCCAGCGCACGAGCGCGTAGCTCGTGACGTTCATCTCGACCTCCACGCCGTACTCCTCGGAGAGCCGCGCCTGGAAGACCTCGAACTGCAGCGGCCCGACCGCGCCCAGGTAGGGGTCGCGCGCGCCGTCGGTCGGGTAGAAGACCTGCACCACGCCTTCCTCGGCGAGCTGGGTCAGGCCCTTCATGAACGCCTTGCGCTTGCCCACGTCCTTGAGGGCCAGCGTAGCGAAGGTCTCGGGCGTGAAGCGCGGGAAGCTGGGCAGCAGCACCTTGCCGTCCACACTGACCACGTCCCCGATCTGAAAGACACCGGGGTTCACGAGGCCCACGATATCGCCGGGGTAGGCTTCCTCGACCTTCTCGCGGTCCTGGGCGAACAGGGTGTGCGCCTGCGAGAGCCGCAGCTTGCGCCCGGTGCGGGTGTGGGTCACGTCCATGCCGCGCTCGAAGTGCCCCGACATGACGCGCATGTAGGCGGTGCGGTCGCGGTGCGCACGGCTCATGTTGGCCTGGAGTTTGAAGATGAAACCGGCAAACGGCGCCTCGGGGTCGCGCTCGCCCTGGTTCGTCTCGACCGCGCCGGGGGGCGGCGCGAGTTCGACGAAGTTGCTCAGGAAGTGCTCGATCCCGAAGTTGTTCATGGCCGACCCGAAGAACACCGGGGTCAGTTCGCCGGCCCGGAATGCCTCAGCCTCGAACTCGGGCATGGCCCCCTGGATGAGTTCCACGTCCTCGCGCAGCTTGGCGGCGAGGTCGTGTCCGACGAGATCGAGCAAGCGGGGATCGTCCAGGCCGGCGGTCTGCATGGGCGCGCGGTGCTTGCCCCCCGAGGTGCGCTCGAAGGCCAGGACCTGCCCGGTCTGAAGGTCGTACACGCCCTTGAAGTCGGGGCCGTCGCCGATGGGCCAGGTCAGCGGCACCACCGTGATCTTCAGGGTCTCCTCGACCTGCGCGATGAGTTCGAAGGGGTCCAGGGCAGGGCGGTCCATCTTGTTGACGAAGGTGAGGATGGGGATTTCGCGGTTGCGGCACACCGCAAACAGTTTCTCGGTCTGGGTCTGCACGCCGCGCGCCGCGTCGAGGACCATCAGCGCGGAGTCGGCGGCCGTCAGGGTGCGGTAGGTGTCCTCGCTGAAATCCTGGTGGCCCGGCGTGTCCAGGAGGTTGACGTGTCTCCCGGCGTATTCGAAGGTCAGCGCCGAGCTGGAGATGGAAATTCCGCGCTGCTGCTCGATGCTCATCCAGTCGGACTTGGTGTGGCTGCGGCCTTCCTTGGCCGTCACGCTGCCCGCCTCCTGAATGGCGCCTCCGTACAACAGCAGCTTTTCGGTGATCGTGGTCTTCCCGGCGTCCGGGTGCGAGATGATGGCGAAGGTGCGGCGGCGGGCAATCTCGGTTTCGAGTTGGGCGGCAGGTGCAGTCATGAACACTCCGGCGGGCCTGGAGATGGCCCGAGATGGCTTGGATTCTGGGAAAAACACGCGTTCTCGACTCTCGCTAGGGGGGCGTGAGGAGAACGGTCATGGCCCCAGTGTACCGCGTCCGACCCCTGAGTTCAGTCGTCGTACACCTGTCCTTCCTGAAGAGGGGATGCACACAGGAACGTAAGCGGATGGTCCTCCTCTCTCCAGCTCGCCGGCCAGAGCCGGAAGCGCCGGCCCACCTGAACGCCCCACACCCTGATGTTCCCGGCCAAGTAGTCCGACAGAACTTCCTGTGCACAACCGCCTTCCGGGTCAGGAAACCCGTCCTCCTCTGGCTACCGGGCGTAGGCCTCCAGCGCCGCCCCGAACGTGCCCAGTCGCGCCTGCACGAGCTGCATAGGATCGCGGTGGTAGCCTCCGGCCGTCACCATCACGAGGGGAAGTCGGGCGCGCGCCGCCCAGCGAAACACCCGCTCGTCGCGCCGGCGCATTCCGTCCAGGCTCAGGGCCAGCCGCCCGAGCTGGTCGCCTGCCAGCACGTCCGCCCCTGCGAGGTAGTACACGAAGTCGGGCCGGAAGGCAGCCACCACCGGGGCGACCCGGGTGTCCAGCGCGGCGAGATACTCGGCGTCCCCGGTACCGTCGGGCAGCCCCACGTCCAGGCCGCTGGTTTCCTTGTCGAACGGGTAGTTATGGGCCGCGTGGACGCTGACGGTCAGCACGCGGCCTTCGCCCGCGAAGAGACTCGCCGTGCCGTTGCCCTGGTGCACGTCCAGGTCGAGAACCAGGATGCGGCTCGCCCGGTGGCCGTCCAGCAACCAGCGCGCCGAGATCGCCACGTCGTTCAAGAAGGAAAAGCCCTCAGCGTGCCCCGCGTAGGCGTGGTGGGTGCCGCCGCCGAGATTCAGGCCCAGACCGCCCGCCAGCGCGTCACGGGTGGCGGCCAGGGTCGCGCCGCTGCTGCCCAGGCCGCGCGCCACGACGCCCGGTGTCCACGCGAAGCCCATCGCCCGCTCCTCGGCCCGCGTCACCTCCCCCGCCCGCCAGCGGCGCAGGTATCCGGCGTCGTGAACCCGCTCGGCCAGCGCCCAGGGCAGGTCGGGGGCGTCGAGAAGAGGCAGGCGGTCCTCGACCCGGCTCAGCAGCTCCCGCAGCACCTCGCGCGGCAGAAATTGTCGGCGGGGCGACGGCCCGGTCAGGTAGGCCGCGCGGCGGTAGGCGGTCCAGGCTCGGGGCAGGTCGGGGAGGGTCATGCTCGCCGCGCAGGCTAACGCTCCCGGCCGCAGGTCTGCCGGAATTGGGCGACAGACTCGCCGCTCGGCGCCCGGATAGGATGCGCCCGTGTCCGCGCCGCCCGCTCCTGCTGCCACCTCGCCTCTGCGGCTGACCGCCGCGCGCTGGCTGGGCATCTACCCGGCCATTACCCTGCTGCTCACGCTGCTCGAGCCCCTGCTGCTGGGCCGGGTGCCCACGCCCCTGAGCGCCCTGATCCTGACGGCGATTCTGGTGCCGCTCACGCAGTTCGTGGTCTTTCCCCTCGTCGAGCGGCTGACCGGGGGCCACTGGGTCCGCTTTCCGGTGCTGCACGGCCCGGCGCGCTACCGTACGGCGCTGATCGTGTGGGCCTGCACCTACCCCCTCATCACGGCCGTGCTGCTGGCAACGCTGCCGCTCCTGCTGGGGCGCGTACCCCTGCCGGTCGTGACCCTGGTCGTCACCCTGATCGCCGTCCCGCTGCAGTCGCTCGTCGTGCTGCCGCGCGTGATGCCCCGGGCAGCGAGGTGGATCAGGGGCGGGGGTGCGCGGGCATGAACGCCCCTGCCCCAGCTGCACAGGCCCTAGGCGGCCTGACGCGCCGCCTGGGCCTCACGCGCCCGGTGGTCCTCGCGCCGATGGCCGGGGGGATCGGCACGCCCGAGCTCGTCGCGGCCGTTTCGGAGGCGGGCGGACTGGGAAGCCTGGGCGCGGCGTATCTGACGCCCGAGCAGATTGCGGCGGCGGTAGCCGAAGTGCGCGCACGCACCGCACGGCCCTTCGCCGTGAACCTCTTCGCGCCGGGGTCGGAGCTGCCGGTCGCCCCCACCGCGGCCCAGATCGCGGCCGCGGCCGCCGAACTCGCCCCCTTTCACGCGGGGCTGGGGCTGCCCCCTCCGGCGCTGCCCGCCCGGGTCGCCGAGGACTTCGGAGCCCAGTTCGCGGCGGTGTTGGAGGCCCGGCCCGCCGTCTTTTCGTTCGCCTTCGGGCGGCTGGACGCCGGGCACCTCACGGCCCTGCGCGGCCGAGGGATTCTGAGTATCGGCACGGCGACCGGGCTGGCTGAGGCGCGGCAACTGGCTCAGGACGGTGTGGACGCCGTGACGGTGCAGGGCGGGGCGGCCGGCGGGCACCGGGGCGGCTGGGGAAGCGGGAGAGACGACGAACTGGCCGGGACCCTGGACCTGACGCGGCGCGTGGCGGCCACCCTGGAGGTGCCCGTGATCGTGGCCGGCGGCCTGATGACACGCGCCGACGTGCAGGCTGCACTGGACGCCGGGGCCAGCCTCGCGCAGTGCGGCACCGCCTTCCTGCGGGCCGCCGAGGCAGGCACCTCCGCGCCCTACCGCGCGGCGCTCGCGGCGGGCACGGCCCCCACCGGCCTGACCCTCAGCTTCAGCGGGCGGCCGGCGCGGGGACTGGTCAACGCGCTCGGCGAGGCGGTCCACTCGCCCCTGCCCTACCCCTACCAGAACGCCCTGACCCGTGAGCTGCGCGCCGCCGGAGCCCACGCGGGACAGGCCGACGTGCTCAGTCTCTGGGCGGGCGAGGGCTACCGCCTGGGCCGGGAGGACAGCGCGGCCGGCATCCTGGATACCCTGTGGCCGCGCTGACCCTGCGTCCCCTGCGCTCCGGCGACGAGGTGACGGCCGCGCGCTGGGGCCAGAACCGCGACTTCTGCCTGGCGAACGGCTGGACCCCCGGCCTGAGCGAGCGGGTGCTATGCCGCCACTGGCTGGGGGTCATGGCAGGCGTGGGGCCGGGCTTCCTGCGCCTAGGCATCGAGGAGGAAGGCCGGCTCATCGGGTACACGGACCTCGCGGACCTCACGCGCCTCTCCGGCGAGTTTGGGATTGCGCTCGGCGAGCCCGCCACCTGGGGCCAGGGCCGGGGCACGCGCGCCGGGCGGCTCATGCTCGCGCACGCGTTCGGGCCGCTGGGACTGCGCGAGGTCCGGGCCGAGGTCCACGCGCCCAACACCCGTTCGCACGCCCTCCTGCGCCGCCTGGGTTTCGTGCGCGCCGGTGAGGGCGAGCCGGAACCGTACCGGGGCGAAAGGGTCGCGGTGCTGCGCTACCGGCTGACCCGCGACTCTTTCATTCCCTGACCGTGTGGCCCGCCGAGTGCAGGG belongs to Deinococcus sp. Leaf326 and includes:
- a CDS encoding GNAT family N-acetyltransferase; this encodes MAALTLRPLRSGDEVTAARWGQNRDFCLANGWTPGLSERVLCRHWLGVMAGVGPGFLRLGIEEEGRLIGYTDLADLTRLSGEFGIALGEPATWGQGRGTRAGRLMLAHAFGPLGLREVRAEVHAPNTRSHALLRRLGFVRAGEGEPEPYRGERVAVLRYRLTRDSFIP
- a CDS encoding nitronate monooxygenase family protein codes for the protein MNAPAPAAQALGGLTRRLGLTRPVVLAPMAGGIGTPELVAAVSEAGGLGSLGAAYLTPEQIAAAVAEVRARTARPFAVNLFAPGSELPVAPTAAQIAAAAAELAPFHAGLGLPPPALPARVAEDFGAQFAAVLEARPAVFSFAFGRLDAGHLTALRGRGILSIGTATGLAEARQLAQDGVDAVTVQGGAAGGHRGGWGSGRDDELAGTLDLTRRVAATLEVPVIVAGGLMTRADVQAALDAGASLAQCGTAFLRAAEAGTSAPYRAALAAGTAPTGLTLSFSGRPARGLVNALGEAVHSPLPYPYQNALTRELRAAGAHAGQADVLSLWAGEGYRLGREDSAAGILDTLWPR
- a CDS encoding ABC transporter permease, encoding MSYHFRQALLAMRANLTATFSTLTTMTITLLVLGAVLLLTLNVNRTLSQLESQVEVAAYLTAEADGEALLARVQSYSQVRTATLVSPEQVLGEMTRDYPYAREAAALAGNPFPETLRMRVARVEDSRRVADAVSALPGVEDVEYGAGYVDPAVRTLTAVRAAGYALVALLLLGTLFNILNAVRVAMYARRNEIGVMRLLGATPAFIRMPHLIEGVLVGLLAAVISAGLLGLTYIQLAGRVAQFVPVFPVITDWQTIAPVLGGVAALGLIIGLVGSLFATGRYLRELE
- the ftsE gene encoding cell division ATP-binding protein FtsE — its product is MIDFRGVTLEYPVTRTLALDNLSLHVTKGEFVYLVGHSGAGKSSFMNLVLKRALPTRGEVRVAGEPLSRYRGRRTPLLRRRMGTVFQDNLLLHHLSAYDNVAFALRVTGVPAREWPARVSGALRTVGLEHKKHALPMQLSLGEQQRVAIARAIVSDPPLLLADEPTGNLDPDNSREVLKVLQNVNLRGTTVVVATHARDLVETFRHRTLTLRKGKLVRDDALGGYAL
- a CDS encoding histone deacetylase; protein product: MTLPDLPRAWTAYRRAAYLTGPSPRRQFLPREVLRELLSRVEDRLPLLDAPDLPWALAERVHDAGYLRRWRAGEVTRAEERAMGFAWTPGVVARGLGSSGATLAATRDALAGGLGLNLGGGTHHAYAGHAEGFSFLNDVAISARWLLDGHRASRILVLDLDVHQGNGTASLFAGEGRVLTVSVHAAHNYPFDKETSGLDVGLPDGTGDAEYLAALDTRVAPVVAAFRPDFVYYLAGADVLAGDQLGRLALSLDGMRRRDERVFRWAARARLPLVMVTAGGYHRDPMQLVQARLGTFGAALEAYAR
- a CDS encoding peptide chain release factor 3, with translation MTAPAAQLETEIARRRTFAIISHPDAGKTTITEKLLLYGGAIQEAGSVTAKEGRSHTKSDWMSIEQQRGISISSSALTFEYAGRHVNLLDTPGHQDFSEDTYRTLTAADSALMVLDAARGVQTQTEKLFAVCRNREIPILTFVNKMDRPALDPFELIAQVEETLKITVVPLTWPIGDGPDFKGVYDLQTGQVLAFERTSGGKHRAPMQTAGLDDPRLLDLVGHDLAAKLREDVELIQGAMPEFEAEAFRAGELTPVFFGSAMNNFGIEHFLSNFVELAPPPGAVETNQGERDPEAPFAGFIFKLQANMSRAHRDRTAYMRVMSGHFERGMDVTHTRTGRKLRLSQAHTLFAQDREKVEEAYPGDIVGLVNPGVFQIGDVVSVDGKVLLPSFPRFTPETFATLALKDVGKRKAFMKGLTQLAEEGVVQVFYPTDGARDPYLGAVGPLQFEVFQARLSEEYGVEVEMNVTSYALVRWLAGDPSNVARFARHVEDDQGRPVMLFRSKYDLEYTAEQHPEIEFLPLPRDLTRV
- a CDS encoding C39 family peptidase; this encodes MRLPRFLYSAAALLALLGPAASAAAPAPTGYTLQGVPLIRQTYNACGPASITQVLGYFGLRVALADVSRLTRPTERSYMTAQAIVDFAPQVGMEARLYSGGSLATVRAAIRQGLPLIALQSHIPRAGTVIAHWRVVVGYDDASAQVELMDPLLGHVAMGYADFARVWADHRGQFAVLYPPHLRVRVGATVG
- a CDS encoding S41 family peptidase; the protein is MNRNRLFVVAGTLALTAAVAYAQMGGYTAQNLGNSSEGKTLLTVLNDLNKYYLYPVDQDKLLRGAINGAIGSLNDEFTYYTEPSSNEIDAENLSGSFGGIGVTLVGVNGDGTGGKVDNVYKGNAASKSGVQIGDVFVKIGDKDVTGAKLDDIVKLVRGPVGSAVDVTFARQGKPFTVKLTRDKVSIVSVEKTVLPGKIGYIALNTFYNEQASAQFRAAVADMKKQGVQKLILDLRDNGGGLLSAGVDVADQFLQSGPIVSLREREGKPQVYGQARNQASDYTGKLVVLVNKNSASASEVVSGALQDAGRATIIGEQTFGKGVAQIPVTLPDGGKVAIVNSAWLTPKGREIHKKGITPDVVVTDTRYTLPLNFTGGGATPGSKLTITVAGKPVTVTADKDGKFTYTAEVKRPERSSTQGEAVVDTQGDAILKRGIQALQ